The genomic stretch CACCGAATATTTCAATCAAGCTGAAAGTATCCCTGCTCATTTTTATGGCTCTGGAACAACTCAACTGGCGGCAGGTTGAGTTTATGTTTATGCGCAGGATCGATTGGATCAATGCGACATATTCAGAATTTGGACAAGCCTTTATCGACCATACCACGTTATTCAAGTTTTATCAGCAAATCGAAGATGATAAAGCCACTTACCAACTCTTTGTCGACCTCACCAATAACTTTATCAAAAGCTGTGGGGTTTCAAAGAAGAAACAGCGCGTTGATTCTTTTTTCATGCTTGGATGGCTCGCGACACTTTCCCGTTATGGATTATTCAAGGAAACCATCAGGGGGTTTCTTCAAGCACTACGAAAGCATAAGCCCGGACTGTATGCAGAGGTAAAAGACGAACTTTCCCTTGATTACCTACAGGATAATTTTGATTTAACAGAAAAGGATAAAGATAAGGCCAGAGGTCGAATCAAGGAAATGGCCAAGGATCTTTACCTGCTGAAAACATCTTTTGAACATCATCATCAAGTGGGCCATTACCAGACATTTAAGACATTAGCCCAAGTGTTTGATCAGCAGTGTGCTGTTAAATCTGAAAATGACCTTTCTTCTTCTCCTGCTGATGTTGACTCTGACAAAGAACTCGTTGAAGCTGCAAGGAATACCGCTCCGGTTGACTCTGAAGAGGAAATATCGTCTGGCAACATGACACCTGCTGATGAATCAGCTGACAGTACAAAAAATATTGTTCCTGCTGAACCTGAGATAGAAATGCGGGCGAAGCCGGTGGGTGATAAAATCATATCCACTCCGCATAATACCGATGCTGAATATACGCGTAAAAGGAACCAAACGGTTGTTGGTCATAAAGGATTTGTTACCGAAACTTGCGATCCTGATAACAAAGTTCAATTTATTACTGATGTAAACCTTGAAGCCGCAACTCATGCTGATGCAACAGAAATATCTTTTATAGAACAACGACTTGAAGAGAACAATCTGAAACCAAAAGAACTGAATGCGGATGCTGGTTTTGTCAATGGACAGTCAATCCTGGAAGCGGCAGCAAGGGGTATAGACTTGGCAGGTCCCAGTTCAGGACGATCACAGAGTATAGAAGGGTTTGCTGACATAGACCGCCCTCTTGATATTGCTGACTTTAAGGTTCAAATTAATGATGAGACGAAAGAGCTTTCTGTTTTGTCCTGCCCGAAAAATCAAGTTCCGATCGATCAGCCTCGCAGTGAGAAAACCGGCAAACTCCTGGTTCATTTCAACAGTGATGTTTGTAGAGCTTGTGGCGTCTGTGACCGTTGTCCGGTTAAAATTGGTGTTAAAATAGCAACATTAACTGTGGACGAGGCACAATATGCTGGAGCCGCTCGCCATCATCAGTATATGGGTGATCCAGAATACCGCAGGAAATGTGGTATCCGTGCAGGAGCCGAAAGTCTTGTAAACGAAATTGCCAATGCACACGACGGCAGGCAATCACGTCATCGAAATGAAAAAGGATCCCGGCTACAGTTAGTGATGGCTGGAATAAGTTGTAATGTGAAGCGATTTATCCGTTTTACGCAGAACTCCGTCCAAAATCCATCAAATGTGGTCGCATAGGAGGGCTTTGGCCTTGTTTTCTCCTGTTTTGGGTAAAAAATGCTGGAAATATTGTTTTACGAGAATTTTTTTTCGGAATAGGCCACGAAATCATTACTGTCTGAGAATCACTACTGACTATAGTCGATTATAGTTGGTTTTGCTGACCGCATTTAATCAACAGGCTCATAAATAATGTATACTCTCATTGTCAGCAATCCATTGCTGACGGAAATTTTATCCGATAGATTGACTGCGTTGAGCACACGGTCTTTTGCTCGGCCGCCTTGAGTCCAGCAACGTGTTGCAGAACCTTCTTTTCCCCGGTGAATACAATGACTTTTTCTTGCAAACTCTTTGTGTCATTTTCCTTAGTAGGACTCATCGCTCTTTCTTTATCAGGAGGATCATCCTATATATGTACAAAGGATAGATTGAGACAGGACGCAGTTGATCGACTCACTGCCATTCGCGATAACCGGGCAAAAATTGTAGAATACTATTTTTCCCAAAAACGTTCTCAGGTACAGCTCCTGGCCAAGAACGTGGAGGTTGTGCAAGCATCTGAAAACTTTGGAATCGGTTTTCATATACTGGAGCAGGAGCTGAATCTCAGCGATATTACCCGAAAAAAAATGAACACGACTCTCAGTGGTCGTTACACCGAGATAGCTGAAAAACATCCGGTCCACAGTCGTAACAAGGATAACAAGGAGCATCGTCACGATTATTCCGTTCAGCCCCGAATGCTTCCCGATTCAACAGAAGGAAAAATTTTACAGGCGATTTACAACAGTTTTGGATCAAGCCCAAACGATATGAATCATGCGGAAGAAGAAAGATTTTCCGCGACAACCTATAGCCAAACGCAAGAAAAATATCATCCTCTCCTCCAGAATTACCTGAAAGAATTCCGATTTTATGATTTTTTCATTATTGATTCTGAAACAGGCGTTATTACCTACAGCGTAAAAAAAGAAATCGATTTCGGAACAAGCCTGCTTACCGGTCCGTACAAAGACTCGAACCTGGCAAAACTTTTTGTTCAAGTACAACGTTCCGAAAAGCCAGCCGTTCTTTATGCCGATTTTGAACATTATGTTCCTTCCGCAGATCTTCCTACCTCATTTTTCGCATATCCGATATTCCTCAATAACAAACAGATAGGAGTTTTTGCAGCGCAACTTTCTGTTGAAGAACTCAACGAAGTCCTCACAGACAACCGACAATGGGCTACTGCCGGTCTCGGAGAAACCGGAGAGACCTATTTGGTCGGTTCTGACCGTCTGATGCGGAATGATTCTAGATTTCTTCTCGAAGCACTTGATGACGACGTGCAGCACGGCAAAAAAAAGAAAATATCCCATTATGTATGGGAAGAACTTCCGCCCGAAAAAACAACTATTCTTCATCAGAATGTGCATTCGGATACTTCGGAGCAGGCATTTTCCGGTAAGACCGGAATTGATATCTCAATTGATTATAGAGGGGTAAAGGTTGTTTCTGCATTTCGTCCAGTCGACATTCCAGATGTTGACTGGATTCTTCTTGTAGAAATGGATACAGAAGAAGTCTTTCATGTTTTATATACGTTTAAAATTCGTATGATTATCATCATGATTGCTCTTTTGTTGTTTGTTGTTCTCTTCAGTTATTATATGGCACGTTTTTTTTCCCGACCGGTTAAACAACTCGTTACGGATATACAAAAATTCGGTCCCAATGCTCTTGATTGCAGAATCAGCCTCTCCGGTAAAGGTGAGTTTTCCGATATAGCAAACGCTTTTAACGAGACAGCCGAACGGCTGCAAAACAAAACGGTTTCCCTGGATTACTTTGATATGATTATCACCTCGATGACCGATATGCTGTTGGTGATCAATATTGACAATCATACGAAGCGACCGATTATTCAAGATGCAAATCTGGCGGCCTGCAAGTTGCTCGGATATGATAGAGATGAAATCATAGGGATGCGTTTCGAAAAAATACTTGTCAATCCGCAGGAGACGGAATTTTTCGGTGGTGAGAAAATGGAAAATCTTACCAAGATTTGTTCCATTCGCGGGATAGAACAGAGTTATCGTACCAAGGCCGGTAATGAACTGCCTGTTCTTTTTTCTTTTTCAGCACTTGTACCGAGAAAAGAAGGCGCTCAGGAAGGAATCGTTGCGATTGCTCAAGAAATCAGCGAGTTAAAGTCGGTTCGTCTTCGATTGGAGGAGCAGGTTAGCTTCCTTTCTCTTGCCAGTGATATCAGTATGGCCCTGATCCAAAAAAATAACTTACAGGAAATGCTGCATCAATGCTGTGCCCTATTGGTGAGTCATCTGAATATCTCCCTTGCCCGTGTTTGGCTAATTGATAAAGATACGCTGACTATGCAGGCCAGTGCAGGTATCTATCCAAATACAGACGGGGAAGAACGTGTCAAAGATATTTATGATAATGATCGAATAAGCAGTATCGCCTTAACCGGGGATCCACAATTAAGAAATATTGTTTCGAAGAATAAATATATACATGATCAGGAATGGTTAATAACAGAATATTCGACAGTTTTTGCGGGATATCCTCTATTGGTTGAAGATGAAATTATCGGCGTAATCGCTCTATTTTCAGAAAATATCTCATCTGAGACAGCAATTACATCAATACGAGGAGTGGTTAACGAAATTGCGTTAGGTGTACAGAAAAAAAGAACAGAGTCTTCGCTTCTTGACAGTGGAAGAATGCACAAAGAAGCCCAGAGGATAGCCAAGATCGGTCATTGGGATTTATCTCTTCCGACAAACGAATTGAGATGGTCTGATGAATTATTTAATATTCTTGAAATTAACGCTGAAGATCGGGGGGTAGTTTCGTATGATTTTTTCCTTGAGAAGGTTCACCCTGACGATAGAGACTTTCTCAATAAGGCATATAGTGAATCGGTAAAAAACAGGATGGGATACGATCTCACCCATCGAGTCCTTTTTGAGGACGGGCGGATAAAGTATCTCCATGAAAAATGCAAAACAGAATACGATGAAAACGGCAATCCTTTACGTTCCATAGGAACCGCACAGGATATCACGGCATTGATGATGGCGGAGATTGAAAAGGAAGAAGTTGAGGGACGATTTCGGCAGGCACAGAAAATGGAAGCCATTGGCACGCTTGCAGGTGGAATAGCGCATGATTTCAATAATCTTTTAAATGCGATTATCGGTTACTCCGATATTTTGCTTCTGGAGTTATCTGAGAGTAGTGAAACCCATCAATATGCCCATCAAATTAATAACGCTGGCAATCGGGCGACAAAACTTGTTCGCCAGATTCTAACCTTTAGC from Candidatus Electrothrix communis encodes the following:
- a CDS encoding ATP-binding protein — translated: MRQDAVDRLTAIRDNRAKIVEYYFSQKRSQVQLLAKNVEVVQASENFGIGFHILEQELNLSDITRKKMNTTLSGRYTEIAEKHPVHSRNKDNKEHRHDYSVQPRMLPDSTEGKILQAIYNSFGSSPNDMNHAEEERFSATTYSQTQEKYHPLLQNYLKEFRFYDFFIIDSETGVITYSVKKEIDFGTSLLTGPYKDSNLAKLFVQVQRSEKPAVLYADFEHYVPSADLPTSFFAYPIFLNNKQIGVFAAQLSVEELNEVLTDNRQWATAGLGETGETYLVGSDRLMRNDSRFLLEALDDDVQHGKKKKISHYVWEELPPEKTTILHQNVHSDTSEQAFSGKTGIDISIDYRGVKVVSAFRPVDIPDVDWILLVEMDTEEVFHVLYTFKIRMIIIMIALLLFVVLFSYYMARFFSRPVKQLVTDIQKFGPNALDCRISLSGKGEFSDIANAFNETAERLQNKTVSLDYFDMIITSMTDMLLVINIDNHTKRPIIQDANLAACKLLGYDRDEIIGMRFEKILVNPQETEFFGGEKMENLTKICSIRGIEQSYRTKAGNELPVLFSFSALVPRKEGAQEGIVAIAQEISELKSVRLRLEEQVSFLSLASDISMALIQKNNLQEMLHQCCALLVSHLNISLARVWLIDKDTLTMQASAGIYPNTDGEERVKDIYDNDRISSIALTGDPQLRNIVSKNKYIHDQEWLITEYSTVFAGYPLLVEDEIIGVIALFSENISSETAITSIRGVVNEIALGVQKKRTESSLLDSGRMHKEAQRIAKIGHWDLSLPTNELRWSDELFNILEINAEDRGVVSYDFFLEKVHPDDRDFLNKAYSESVKNRMGYDLTHRVLFEDGRIKYLHEKCKTEYDENGNPLRSIGTAQDITALMMAEIEKEEVEGRFRQAQKMEAIGTLAGGIAHDFNNLLNAIIGYSDILLLELSESSETHQYAHQINNAGNRATKLVRQILTFSRRTEEERQPIQIHLIVKEVIKLLRSSFPATIEIRQNINDCGFVTADSTQLHQVIMNLCTNAFHAMQERKGVLEVRLEQVHFDQDVSLLAGNLPEGRYICLTVSDTGYGIDKITMIRIFEPYFTTKKKGEGTGLGLSTVHGIVLSHGGGLAVESEVGQGTTFKVFLPIAETDSVLPFEKEVVRTRPKLSGRILFVDDVEFNVQLGTHVCQRIGCSAKGVTNSLEALALFREAPEDFDIIITDQTMPNLTGFELAVEMMKIRSDIPIIMVTGHSDTVDEQKAKEMGIREFLTKPLDMNILAEAIDRIISSQVNTVQRLEKGL
- a CDS encoding transposase: MFKKTSPQLTLTEPAFQMAGILPKDDWSFIYKDKIWPLIDENQFKHLYSKEAGAPNISIKLKVSLLIFMALEQLNWRQVEFMFMRRIDWINATYSEFGQAFIDHTTLFKFYQQIEDDKATYQLFVDLTNNFIKSCGVSKKKQRVDSFFMLGWLATLSRYGLFKETIRGFLQALRKHKPGLYAEVKDELSLDYLQDNFDLTEKDKDKARGRIKEMAKDLYLLKTSFEHHHQVGHYQTFKTLAQVFDQQCAVKSENDLSSSPADVDSDKELVEAARNTAPVDSEEEISSGNMTPADESADSTKNIVPAEPEIEMRAKPVGDKIISTPHNTDAEYTRKRNQTVVGHKGFVTETCDPDNKVQFITDVNLEAATHADATEISFIEQRLEENNLKPKELNADAGFVNGQSILEAAARGIDLAGPSSGRSQSIEGFADIDRPLDIADFKVQINDETKELSVLSCPKNQVPIDQPRSEKTGKLLVHFNSDVCRACGVCDRCPVKIGVKIATLTVDEAQYAGAARHHQYMGDPEYRRKCGIRAGAESLVNEIANAHDGRQSRHRNEKGSRLQLVMAGISCNVKRFIRFTQNSVQNPSNVVA